From Bactrocera neohumeralis isolate Rockhampton unplaced genomic scaffold, APGP_CSIRO_Bneo_wtdbg2-racon-allhic-juicebox.fasta_v2 ctg7697, whole genome shotgun sequence, the proteins below share one genomic window:
- the LOC126767543 gene encoding uncharacterized protein LOC126767543 — MEISSTTQPPRSCATALSTSASLRATAVVVTFLPGAAQGATAVLLGHPLDTAKTRMQTSGPNAQHSALVTIARMARHEGPRSLFRGCTPPLLMEGMKRSLQFALWDTFRDQHARAAAPSSSSSSSRD; from the coding sequence ATGGAAATCTCCTCCACCACACAGCCGCCGCGTAGTTGCGCAACGGCGCTGTCGACGTCCGCCTCACTGCGCGCCACGGCCGTTGTGGTGACGTTTCTCCCCGGGGCCGCGCAGGGTGCCACGGCGGTGCTGCTTGGCCACCCGCTGGACACCGCGAAGACTCGAATGCAGACGAGTGGACCGAACGCACAGCACTCGGCGCTTGTGACAATTGCGCGGATGGCCCGCCACGAGGGACCGCGCAGCCTCTTTCGCGGCTGCACGCCGCCTTTGCTGATGGAGGGCATGAAGCGGAGCCTTCAGTTTGCTCTGTGGGACACCTTCCGCGACCAACACGCGCGAGCCGCCGCTCCCTCCTCCTCTTCCTCCTCCTCCCGCGACG